DNA from Mycobacterium sp. SMC-8:
CCAGTTCCTGCTTGGTGAGCTTGCGGGTTGTTCCCGTCTCGTCCTCGAACTCGACGTTGAGCAACTCGGTGATCAGATCATCGGAGGGGTTCTTCTCGCGCCACTCGACGTACTCGCCGAACATGTCGCCACGGAAGTAGTTGTCTTTTTTGATCCTCATGGGCTTGCCCGCTTCATTGCGCAGCACCTCGTTGGCGTGCTCGCGCACCGCCGGCTGTTCGGCGTCCGGGATTCCGGCGAGCATCCCGATGGTGCGCATGGGCAGTTCGGCGCCGAGGTCTTCGACGAAGTCGAAACGGTCGCCACCCACGAGCGGATCCAGGCAGGCCACGCAGAACGCGCGGATCTTGTCCTCGATCGCGCGCATCTTCTTGGGGGTGAAAGCGCGGGAGACGATGGCCCGATGGATCGTGTGCAGGGGTGGATCCTCGTTGATGAAGATGCCAGGAGGCATCACCGGATCGGTCATGACGACTTCGAGAATGTCGCCCTTGGCCGAACTGAGGCGGGTGGTGTCTTTGAGGGCTGCGTCGACATCCGCGTAGCGGCTCACACCCCAGAAGTCATGCTTCTCGTTGTAGTACACCGGGCGCTCGTCGCGCAGTCGCTTGTAGGTCGGGTAGGGATCCAGGTCGATGTCGAAGTCCCAAGGGTCGTAATACAGCTCGCTCAACGTCGGCTCCTCGTCAGCGGTAAGGAATCGCGCGCTGCGCGATTGCTGTACGACTGTATAGGAAATTGCCGGCCACGGGCAACCATTCGATCTTGCTTCGACACGCGGGTCTTGTGCTATACGATCGTACAAACCTTTGCGAGGCGTTGACATGCCCGCCGGGACAATCTGAGGAGCGATATGAGCAGTCGGTTCGAGGTCGGAGGCAAGGTTGCCGTCATCACCGGCGGAGGAACGGGGATCGGACGGGGTGCGGCGCTGGTTCTGGCGCAGCACGGCGCCGACGTGGTGCTGGCCGGCCGGCGTTCCGAGCCGCTTGAGCAGACCGCCGATGAGGTGATTGCGATGGGAAATCGTGCGCTGCCGGTGTCCACCGACGTCACGACGGCCTCGGCGTGCCAGGCGCTCATCGACACGACCCTTGCCGAGTTCGGGCGGGTGGACATCCTGGTCAACAATGCCGGCGGCGCCGAGACGAAACCGATCAAAGCGTGGACCGAAGACGAGTTCGAGCGTGTGCTGACGCTCAACTTCAAGGCCGTCTGGCACCTGTCGCGGGCCGCTGCCGTCCCGATGCTTGAGCAGGGCAAGGGCTCGATCGTCAACATCTCGTCCGGGGCGAGCCTGCTCGCCATGCCTCAGGCAGCCCCGTATGGCGCTGCGAAGGCTGCGGTGAACAACCTGACCGGGTCGATGGCGGCCGCGTGGTCGCGCAAAGGAGTCCGAGTCAACACCATTGCCTGCGGCGCCGTCCGCGCGGCAACGCTGATGGACGAGGCTGAGAAGCTCGGCCTCGATGAACGGACCCTGTCCATGTCGAACGGAGTGGGTCGGCTCGGAGAGCCTGACGAGATCGGCTACGGGGTGCTCTTTTTCGCGTCCGATGCATCGAGCTTCTGCTCGGGGCAGACGCTCTACATGCACGGAGCACCGGGTCCCGCAGGCGTCTGACCATCTTGCTTACGGTCTGTCGACGCTATACATTCGTACAGCGTGGTGATGACTGCCACAACCGAGGGAGGCGTGTGAGTTGAGCCGTACAGCAGTGGTGACCGGGGGCGGATCCGGGCTGGGCCGGGCGATCAGCATCAAGCTGGCGGAGGACGGACATCGCGTCGCGGTGATGGATGTCAACGCTGAGGGAGCCGAGAAAGTCGCCGCCGAAATCACCGCGGGCAGCGGCAAGGCGCTTGCCGTCGGTGTCGACGTGTCGGATGAGGTGGCGGTAGAGAGCGGGTTCGGCACTGCGCGAGATGCTTTCGGACCCATCGAGATCCTGGTGACAAGTGCCGCGATCGCCGGCTTCACGCGCTTCGACCAGATCACACTCGACGAATGGAACCGCTACCTGGCGGTGAACCTGACCGGAACCTTTTTGTGCGTTCGCTCTGCGCTGTCCGACATGGTGGCGGCGCAATGGGGTCGTATCGTCACGATCTCGTCGGCTGCCGGTCAGCAGGGCGCTCCCCGCCAGGGCCACTACTCAGCCACCAAGGGTGGCGTTATTGCGATGACCAAGACGATCGCCCTGGATTACGCGCGCAAGGGCATCACCGCGAACACGGTGCCGCCGTTCGTCATCGATTCACCCCTGCTCCGTCGGCAGCAGCAGGAGGGGAAGCTGCTGCCGACGGAGCACCTGGTGCAGGCCATTCCGGCCAGGCGACTCGGTGTGGGTGAGGACGTGGCCGCCGTGTGTTCGTTCCTGTGCTCGGACGGCGCAGGCTACGTGAACGGTCAGGTGATCGGAGTCAACGGCGGCGCGGTCGTCTGATCGAAACGGTCACCACCACAGAACTTTCCGAAAATGGAACTCAGGAGGAGAAGTGCGCGTACGGGTCGATCCCACGCGATGCCAGGGCCACACACTATGCGCCATGATCGCGCCAGAGTCCTTCGAACTCGACGACGTCGACGGTCATGCACATGCCGTCGCCGAAGAGGTGCCCGAGGAGTACCGCGACCAGGTACGCGAAGCGGCCACCTCGTGCCCGGAGCAGGCAATAGAAATCATGATCGACCAGGTGGTCGCCGGACGAGCAGCCCACGGCCGCGGACGGGTGCAGTGACATGAGCGCGATTCACGAAAACCACACCGATCCTCTCGCGCTCCCACGCTACGACTTCGATCGGCACGCCGCGGACTACCGCGACAGCTTCCTGGACATCACCCACGAAATGCACCAGAAATGTCCGATTGCGTGGACCGACACCTATGAAGGGCATTGGGTCGCCGCGGGCAGCAGCGAGGTTTTCGAACTGGCCCGGTGTCCGCACGTCTCCAACGACCACGACGTCAACAACCAACGACGTGGCTACAAGGGCATTTCCATCCCCCGGATGGTGGACAACGAGGGGTTCCGGGGCGGAATGCTGGAGATGGACGATCCCGAACACCGTTACTACCGAACGGCATTGAACCCCTACTTGTCGCCGGCAGCGGTCAAGCGGTGGGAGCCGTTCGTCAACGAGATCGTGCGCGCATGCCTCGACGACCACATCGAGACCGGCCGGATCGACTTCGTCGACGACCTGGCGAACGTCGTACCCGCCGTGTTGACGCTGGCGATGCTGGGCGTGGACCTGGAGAAGTGGACGATCTACAACGAGCCCGCGCACGCCTCGGTGTACACCCCGCCCGACTCTCCCGATGCCGCCCGGGTCCGCGAGCTGTACGTCGCGATGGGCATGGACCTGTTCAGCAACCTCGTCGAGATCCGAGAGCAACCGCGTCCCGGGATCATCGACGCTCTGGCCAAGCTGCGCATTGACGGCGAAGCACCGCCCGACATCGAGCTGATCGGCATGCTGAACCTGTTGATCGGCGGCGGTTTCGACACCACCACCGCGCTGACTGCGCATGCCCTGGAATGGTTGGCAGAACATCCCGAAGAACGGACTCGGCTGAGCGCCGAGCGTGCCACCCTGCTCAACCCGGCCACCGAGGAATTCCTGCGCTTCTTCACCCCCGCGCCGGGCGATGCCCGCACGATCGCCGAGGACATGGAGCTTGACGGGATACCTCTGAAGGAGGGGCAACGGCTCTGGTTGTCGTGGGCCATGGCGAACCGCGATCCGGCGGTGTTCGGACAGCCTGATGAAGTCGTTCTCGATCGAAAAGGCAATCGCCACTTCAGCTTCGGGCTGGGAGTGCACCGGTGCATCGGATCCAACGTGGCGCGAACCGTGTTCAAGTCGATTCTTACCGCTGTGCTCGATCGGATGCCTGACTATCGCTGCGTTCCCGAAGGAACCGTGCATTACGACAGCATCGGTGTCATCCAGGGGATGCGCCACCTACCTGCCACGTTCACCCCGGGAGAGCGACTCGGTCCTGGTGTGGACGAGACGGT
Protein-coding regions in this window:
- a CDS encoding cytochrome P450, with product MSAIHENHTDPLALPRYDFDRHAADYRDSFLDITHEMHQKCPIAWTDTYEGHWVAAGSSEVFELARCPHVSNDHDVNNQRRGYKGISIPRMVDNEGFRGGMLEMDDPEHRYYRTALNPYLSPAAVKRWEPFVNEIVRACLDDHIETGRIDFVDDLANVVPAVLTLAMLGVDLEKWTIYNEPAHASVYTPPDSPDAARVRELYVAMGMDLFSNLVEIREQPRPGIIDALAKLRIDGEAPPDIELIGMLNLLIGGGFDTTTALTAHALEWLAEHPEERTRLSAERATLLNPATEEFLRFFTPAPGDARTIAEDMELDGIPLKEGQRLWLSWAMANRDPAVFGQPDEVVLDRKGNRHFSFGLGVHRCIGSNVARTVFKSILTAVLDRMPDYRCVPEGTVHYDSIGVIQGMRHLPATFTPGERLGPGVDETVKKLQVICQEQGLARPITELKESAKIAD
- a CDS encoding SDR family NAD(P)-dependent oxidoreductase; its protein translation is MSRTAVVTGGGSGLGRAISIKLAEDGHRVAVMDVNAEGAEKVAAEITAGSGKALAVGVDVSDEVAVESGFGTARDAFGPIEILVTSAAIAGFTRFDQITLDEWNRYLAVNLTGTFLCVRSALSDMVAAQWGRIVTISSAAGQQGAPRQGHYSATKGGVIAMTKTIALDYARKGITANTVPPFVIDSPLLRRQQQEGKLLPTEHLVQAIPARRLGVGEDVAAVCSFLCSDGAGYVNGQVIGVNGGAVV
- a CDS encoding SDR family NAD(P)-dependent oxidoreductase is translated as MSSRFEVGGKVAVITGGGTGIGRGAALVLAQHGADVVLAGRRSEPLEQTADEVIAMGNRALPVSTDVTTASACQALIDTTLAEFGRVDILVNNAGGAETKPIKAWTEDEFERVLTLNFKAVWHLSRAAAVPMLEQGKGSIVNISSGASLLAMPQAAPYGAAKAAVNNLTGSMAAAWSRKGVRVNTIACGAVRAATLMDEAEKLGLDERTLSMSNGVGRLGEPDEIGYGVLFFASDASSFCSGQTLYMHGAPGPAGV
- a CDS encoding cytochrome P450 produces the protein MSELYYDPWDFDIDLDPYPTYKRLRDERPVYYNEKHDFWGVSRYADVDAALKDTTRLSSAKGDILEVVMTDPVMPPGIFINEDPPLHTIHRAIVSRAFTPKKMRAIEDKIRAFCVACLDPLVGGDRFDFVEDLGAELPMRTIGMLAGIPDAEQPAVREHANEVLRNEAGKPMRIKKDNYFRGDMFGEYVEWREKNPSDDLITELLNVEFEDETGTTRKLTKQELVVFLAVVAGAGVETTGRLFGWMGKVLAEHPDQRKELAEDHKLIPTAIEELLRYEPPGPHVARYIATDDVTFQGQTVPAGKPLLLMLASANRDERHFDDPDRFDIHRKPGGHLTFGRGAHFCVGSPLARLEGRVALEEVLKRWPEWEIDMSGATRSRTSTVRGWDTMPAVVS
- a CDS encoding ferredoxin; translated protein: MRVRVDPTRCQGHTLCAMIAPESFELDDVDGHAHAVAEEVPEEYRDQVREAATSCPEQAIEIMIDQVVAGRAAHGRGRVQ